In Lewinellaceae bacterium, a single window of DNA contains:
- a CDS encoding tetratricopeptide repeat protein, whose translation MKRTKIWLAASVFLLGAPCLQAQPAHRYLRQGNEAYEEQDYKDAEENYRKSLVERSTAKGSYNLGNAIYQQGRYEESVRRFEHAAEVSKNDDEKASAFHNLGNAYLQESQMEKAIEAYKSSLRLRPGDQSTKYNLAMAQQLLVEQQKQQQQQQQQDQEQQEQQDQQQQQSGQSQGQEDQQQQQSQGEQDQAQQEKQQQNAEQQQGSRPQQQGQALSQEEAQRLLEIIEEEELRVMEKMRKQEGTPAKRGKDW comes from the coding sequence ATGAAACGCACCAAAATCTGGTTAGCGGCATCTGTATTTTTACTGGGCGCCCCCTGCCTGCAAGCCCAGCCGGCACACCGCTACCTGCGCCAGGGCAATGAGGCCTACGAAGAACAGGATTACAAAGACGCGGAGGAGAACTACCGCAAATCGCTCGTAGAGCGCAGCACCGCCAAGGGCAGCTACAACCTGGGCAACGCCATCTACCAGCAAGGCCGGTATGAAGAATCTGTACGCCGCTTTGAACACGCGGCGGAGGTGTCGAAAAACGATGACGAAAAGGCCTCCGCTTTTCACAACCTGGGCAACGCCTATCTTCAGGAGAGCCAGATGGAAAAGGCCATCGAGGCCTACAAAAGCAGCCTTCGCCTGAGGCCCGGCGACCAATCCACCAAATACAACCTGGCCATGGCCCAACAACTGCTGGTGGAGCAGCAAAAACAGCAGCAACAACAACAGCAACAAGACCAGGAGCAGCAGGAACAGCAAGATCAGCAACAGCAGCAGAGCGGCCAGTCGCAGGGGCAGGAAGATCAGCAGCAGCAACAATCGCAAGGCGAACAGGATCAGGCACAACAAGAGAAGCAGCAGCAAAACGCGGAGCAGCAACAAGGCAGCCGGCCTCAGCAGCAAGGCCAGGCGCTTTCTCAGGAAGAAGCCCAGCGCCTGCTGGAGATCATCGAAGAAGAAGAACTTCGGGTGATGGAAAAGATGAGAAAACAAGAAGGGACTCCTGCCAAAAGAGGCAAAGATTGGTAA
- a CDS encoding BatD family protein produces MKKMLSSIFATAFIFGLLSAQDSALFKVEVSCDSILMGNHFKVSFSLENTGGENFQPPVFEGFDVVSGPNYSSSFSMINGKVTQSVSYTYYLRPRNIGNYYIEPASIAVGKEVLETTPVAVTVVPNPDGVIQEPEEKRAFPGFDRDFWDMPALPQPFLQPEAPEPQPGQKPKHKRKTYKI; encoded by the coding sequence ATGAAGAAGATGCTCAGTTCAATTTTCGCTACAGCTTTCATATTCGGTTTGCTCTCCGCCCAGGACAGTGCCCTGTTTAAGGTGGAAGTGAGTTGTGATTCTATCCTGATGGGCAATCACTTCAAAGTGAGTTTCTCCCTGGAAAATACCGGCGGCGAGAATTTCCAGCCGCCTGTATTTGAAGGCTTTGACGTGGTGAGCGGCCCCAACTATTCTTCCAGTTTCAGCATGATCAACGGCAAGGTAACCCAAAGTGTGTCCTATACTTATTACCTTCGCCCCAGAAATATCGGCAATTACTACATCGAGCCGGCCAGCATTGCCGTAGGCAAGGAGGTGTTGGAGACTACCCCGGTGGCGGTTACGGTAGTGCCGAACCCCGACGGGGTAATCCAGGAACCGGAAGAAAAAAGAGCATTCCCGGGCTTCGATCGGGATTTCTGGGACATGCCGGCCCTGCCGCAGCCTTTTTTGCAGCCGGAAGCCCCGGAGCCTCAACCCGGCCAGAAGCCAAAACACAAACGCAAGACTTATAAGATCTGA
- a CDS encoding protein BatD yields the protein MFRTLLFFVAAIVAPLAMPGQAGVSFEATADARQAVLESYFDVTFTLKNADGNNFTPPSFQDFIVVSGPSRSMQTSIVNGQVSKEEAYIYTLQPRRLGRLTIGSASIDIKGRKLRSNPITIEVVKGQTGGGGGEEVFIVAEASATEAWAGQQIILDYKLYTTVNVESFNILEEANYQGFYARDIRRYDGRIIREVVKGKQYVTKILKRVALFPQQAGSLVISPMTVQLGVLKEEGRRRNFFFTPEVRRVPASTEPLTIKVAPLPARPPASFSGGVGDFRMSSALSRTTVTTDDALTLTITITGSGDIKRVQAPDLQVPASFELYDPKVAEESSFENAGGITGKKVFEYLMLPKEAGNFRLQPAFTYFHPDSARYVTADETVYNITVRPGTGRAQSRLPADGEGLSQKEDINFLMTDTALYRRRPPFLGAPLFWALALLPALALGGIVAAQRWRARRASVDPTLLRSRRARKVAQQRLSTAEQHLEAGNTRAFYDEVSKAMLGYVCDKLHIPRSSLSKANLQRRLEELQIDDGLVGRFMAIIQACEMALFAGREDAASMKGTYQDALKVITEMEGRLAR from the coding sequence ATGTTCAGGACCTTGCTCTTCTTTGTGGCGGCCATTGTAGCCCCCCTGGCCATGCCGGGGCAGGCGGGCGTATCTTTTGAAGCCACTGCCGACGCCAGGCAGGCTGTCCTGGAGAGTTATTTCGACGTGACCTTCACCCTGAAGAATGCCGATGGAAACAACTTCACGCCTCCTTCTTTCCAGGATTTTATCGTTGTTTCCGGGCCCAGCCGCTCCATGCAGACTTCGATCGTCAACGGCCAGGTGAGCAAGGAGGAAGCCTACATCTATACCCTGCAGCCCCGGCGTTTGGGGCGATTGACGATAGGCAGCGCCAGTATTGACATAAAAGGGCGGAAGCTTCGGTCCAACCCCATCACCATCGAAGTGGTCAAAGGCCAGACTGGCGGCGGCGGCGGAGAAGAAGTTTTCATCGTCGCCGAAGCCAGCGCCACCGAAGCCTGGGCCGGCCAGCAGATCATCCTCGACTACAAGCTTTACACCACCGTCAACGTCGAGAGCTTCAACATCCTGGAAGAAGCCAACTACCAGGGCTTCTACGCCCGGGATATCCGCCGCTACGACGGCCGCATCATCCGCGAGGTGGTCAAGGGGAAACAATATGTGACGAAAATCCTGAAAAGGGTGGCGCTCTTCCCCCAACAGGCCGGTTCCCTGGTGATTTCGCCGATGACGGTTCAGCTAGGCGTCCTCAAGGAAGAAGGCCGGCGCCGCAACTTCTTTTTTACGCCCGAAGTAAGGCGGGTGCCTGCCAGCACCGAACCGCTAACCATAAAAGTGGCCCCCTTGCCGGCCCGGCCGCCGGCTTCCTTCTCCGGTGGGGTAGGAGATTTCAGGATGTCTTCAGCCCTCAGCCGCACTACCGTCACGACCGACGACGCCCTTACGCTGACCATCACCATTACCGGAAGCGGAGATATTAAACGCGTGCAGGCGCCTGACCTTCAGGTCCCCGCCAGTTTTGAGCTGTACGACCCGAAAGTGGCGGAGGAATCGTCTTTTGAAAACGCAGGGGGCATTACCGGCAAAAAGGTGTTTGAATACCTGATGCTTCCCAAGGAAGCCGGCAATTTCCGGCTTCAGCCGGCCTTTACGTATTTTCATCCGGATAGCGCCCGTTACGTCACGGCCGATGAGACGGTATACAATATTACCGTTCGGCCCGGGACCGGCCGGGCCCAGTCCCGCCTGCCCGCTGACGGGGAAGGCCTGTCGCAAAAGGAAGACATCAACTTTCTGATGACGGACACCGCCCTGTACCGCCGCCGGCCGCCGTTCCTGGGCGCTCCGCTATTCTGGGCATTGGCCTTGCTGCCCGCCCTGGCGCTCGGCGGCATTGTTGCCGCCCAACGCTGGCGTGCCCGCCGGGCGTCGGTCGATCCTACCCTTTTGCGCAGCCGCCGCGCCCGGAAAGTGGCGCAACAGCGCCTGTCTACCGCAGAACAGCACCTCGAGGCCGGGAATACCCGAGCTTTTTACGACGAGGTGTCGAAAGCCATGCTGGGTTATGTTTGCGACAAGCTGCACATCCCCCGCTCTTCTCTCTCCAAGGCCAACCTGCAGCGCCGGCTCGAAGAATTGCAGATCGACGACGGCCTGGTCGGCCGGTTTATGGCCATCATCCAGGCTTGCGAGATGGCGCTGTTTGCCGGCAGAGAAGATGCCGCTTCCATGAAGGGCACTTATCAGGATGCGCTTAAGGTGATTACTGAGATGGAGGGGCGGTTAGCTCGGTGA
- the aspS gene encoding aspartate--tRNA ligase, with protein sequence MYRTHNCGELRLSDAGKEVKLSGWVQATRDFGGMTFIDLRDRYGITQLVFNMDDDAELCERARKLGREFVINITGQVRERSNKNPNRPTGDVEIEVAAMAVLNASKVPPFTIEDDTDGGDDLRMKYRYLDLRRHPVQQNIIFRSKLAIETRKYLSGKDFLEIETPFLIKSTPEGARDFVVPSRMNPGQFYALPQSPQTFKQILMVAGMDKYFQIVKCFRDEDLRADRQPEFTQIDCEMAFVTQEEVLATFEGLTKHLFKTVSGIDLPDFPLMTYDEAMRRFGSDKPDLRFGMEFAELNDVAQNKGFKVFDSVELVVGVCAPGAADYTRKQVDELTEWVKRPQIGAKGLVYVRFNTDGSVKSSVDKFFSEEDLKAWGEKAGAQPGDLLLVLAGEAEKTRKQLNELRLEMGRRLGLMKAGDFKPLWVVDFPLLEWDEETQRFYAMHHPFTSPKKEDVARMLGGDHETMKALRADAYDLVINGSEIGGGSIRIHDRALQERNFKLLGFTPEEAEAQFGFLMGAFEYGAPPHGGIAFGFDRLCAVMNGQSSIRDFIAFPKNNMGRDMMIDAPSPVHQEQLDELHLKQVKAKE encoded by the coding sequence ATGTACCGTACACACAACTGCGGCGAACTCCGCCTCTCTGATGCAGGGAAAGAAGTAAAACTCTCCGGCTGGGTGCAAGCTACCCGCGACTTCGGAGGCATGACTTTTATCGACTTGCGCGACCGCTATGGCATCACGCAACTCGTTTTCAATATGGACGACGACGCCGAACTCTGCGAGCGCGCCCGAAAACTGGGCAGGGAATTCGTTATTAACATCACCGGCCAGGTGCGCGAGCGCAGCAATAAAAACCCCAACCGCCCCACCGGCGACGTCGAGATAGAAGTGGCGGCCATGGCCGTGCTCAACGCCTCCAAGGTGCCGCCCTTCACCATAGAAGACGATACCGACGGCGGCGACGACCTGCGCATGAAATACCGCTACCTCGACCTGCGCCGCCATCCGGTGCAGCAAAATATCATCTTCCGCAGCAAGCTGGCCATCGAAACCCGCAAATACCTATCGGGCAAGGATTTCCTGGAAATCGAAACGCCCTTCCTCATCAAGAGCACGCCCGAAGGCGCGCGCGACTTCGTCGTGCCTTCCCGCATGAACCCCGGCCAGTTCTACGCCTTGCCGCAAAGCCCGCAGACTTTCAAGCAAATCCTGATGGTAGCCGGCATGGACAAGTACTTCCAGATCGTGAAGTGCTTCCGCGACGAAGACCTGCGCGCCGACCGCCAGCCGGAATTCACCCAGATCGACTGCGAGATGGCCTTCGTCACCCAGGAAGAAGTGCTGGCCACCTTTGAAGGCCTCACCAAACACCTGTTCAAAACCGTGAGCGGCATCGACCTGCCCGACTTCCCGCTCATGACGTACGACGAGGCCATGCGCCGCTTCGGCTCCGACAAGCCTGACCTGCGCTTCGGCATGGAATTCGCCGAACTCAACGATGTTGCTCAGAACAAAGGCTTCAAAGTTTTCGATAGCGTAGAACTGGTGGTAGGCGTCTGCGCTCCCGGCGCCGCCGATTACACCCGCAAGCAGGTCGACGAGCTGACGGAATGGGTGAAGCGCCCGCAGATCGGCGCCAAAGGCCTGGTATACGTCCGCTTCAATACCGATGGCAGCGTCAAATCCTCTGTAGATAAATTCTTTTCTGAAGAAGACCTCAAAGCCTGGGGCGAAAAAGCGGGCGCCCAGCCGGGCGACCTGTTGCTGGTTCTCGCCGGCGAAGCGGAAAAAACCCGCAAACAGCTCAACGAGTTGCGCCTGGAAATGGGCCGCCGCCTCGGCCTGATGAAAGCCGGCGACTTCAAACCACTCTGGGTGGTCGACTTCCCCTTGCTGGAATGGGACGAGGAAACGCAGCGCTTCTACGCCATGCACCACCCTTTCACCTCTCCGAAAAAAGAGGACGTCGCCCGCATGCTCGGCGGGGACCACGAAACCATGAAGGCCCTCCGCGCCGACGCCTATGACCTCGTCATCAATGGCTCGGAGATCGGCGGCGGTTCCATTCGTATCCACGACCGCGCTTTGCAGGAGCGGAACTTCAAACTGCTCGGCTTCACGCCGGAAGAGGCGGAGGCGCAGTTCGGCTTCCTCATGGGCGCCTTCGAATACGGCGCTCCACCCCACGGCGGCATCGCCTTCGGCTTCGACCGCCTCTGCGCCGTGATGAACGGCCAGAGTTCCATCCGCGACTTCATCGCCTTCCCCAAAAACAACATGGGCCGGGATATGATGATCGACGCGCCTTCGCCTGTTCACCAGGAACAGTTAGATGAGTTGCATTTGAAGCAGGTGAAGGCAAAGGAGTAA
- a CDS encoding amino acid permease — protein sequence MNATQAARKFGTAPVFFTAISTILGAVMFLRFGFAVGQVGMAGTLVIILIGHAVTIPTAMAIAEIATNQKVEGGGEYYIISRSFGLVIGSSIGIALYFSQAISVAFYIIAFAEAFNSLFEYLLQNYHLHPALEWLLSKKQTVSIPALFALTAIVLIKGADLGVKTLYVVVATLFLSLIAFFIGETDYGKNNDLDLFANIADFKRPAQPATDTAAISFLPDTLQDDYPNPNVPKLSPAGPDSASGQPQAPLEVFSFFTVFAIIFPAFTGMTAGVGLSGDLRNPSRSIPMGTLAGTLCGMVVYLFIAYKLAYSASPADLADTSRLIMAEIAWQGWWLIPVGLAAATISSAIGSILVAPRTLQAIARDRLIPSRGINYWLSRGRGKNDEPFNATVVTVVLAFVFVLMGELDAVAKIISMFFMVTYGSLCLISFLQHFAADPSYRPTFRSRWYISLFGAVACFGLMFFMNPGYAFFALAVMVVFYLLVSRYNPEKKNLAVIFQGVIFQISRQLQVFLQKTEKEQNASWRPSAVCISEHSFDRLAAFDMLRWISQRYGFGTYIHKISGYLSKATHLEAKKSKERLIKMAEASDSNIYIDTLISPSYTSAVAQVIQLPGISGTENNVLLTEFSKVNPDNLDDIVDNFKLIKSVDFDLLILGCTERGYGLKQSIHVWITSNDYENANLMILLAYIILGHREWKQAYIKIFTIYPEESAEDERKRLFSLIETGQLPISPHNIEVIPRKQDIDPREIIAEKSKDADLTIIGFREEVARHEGSAVFKGYEGIGNTLFVNAAEQIKIK from the coding sequence ATGAACGCAACGCAGGCCGCCAGAAAATTCGGGACCGCGCCGGTATTTTTTACCGCTATTTCCACCATCCTCGGTGCAGTGATGTTCCTGCGTTTCGGCTTTGCCGTGGGGCAGGTGGGCATGGCGGGCACGCTTGTGATCATCCTCATTGGCCATGCGGTGACCATCCCTACGGCGATGGCCATTGCAGAAATCGCCACCAACCAGAAGGTGGAAGGCGGGGGCGAATACTACATTATTTCCCGCTCCTTCGGCCTGGTCATTGGTTCCTCCATCGGCATTGCCCTTTATTTTTCACAGGCCATCAGTGTCGCTTTTTACATCATAGCCTTCGCGGAAGCCTTCAACTCCCTTTTCGAATACCTGCTTCAAAACTATCACCTGCATCCGGCGCTGGAGTGGTTGTTGAGCAAGAAACAGACGGTGAGTATTCCCGCTCTTTTTGCGCTGACGGCTATCGTGCTCATCAAAGGCGCCGACCTGGGCGTGAAAACCCTTTATGTGGTGGTGGCCACCCTTTTTCTGTCGCTGATTGCCTTTTTTATAGGGGAGACCGACTACGGTAAAAATAATGACCTCGACCTCTTCGCCAACATCGCCGACTTTAAACGGCCGGCCCAGCCGGCAACCGATACTGCGGCCATATCCTTTTTGCCGGATACCCTGCAAGACGATTATCCGAACCCGAATGTTCCGAAACTGAGCCCTGCGGGCCCCGACAGCGCTTCCGGGCAGCCCCAGGCGCCGCTGGAAGTATTCAGCTTTTTCACCGTCTTCGCCATTATCTTCCCCGCTTTTACCGGCATGACCGCCGGGGTGGGCCTTTCCGGCGACCTGCGCAACCCCAGCCGTTCTATTCCGATGGGCACGCTGGCGGGCACGCTCTGTGGCATGGTCGTATACCTCTTCATAGCCTATAAGCTGGCCTACTCCGCCAGCCCGGCCGACCTGGCCGATACCAGCCGCCTGATCATGGCGGAAATCGCCTGGCAGGGTTGGTGGCTGATACCGGTAGGCCTGGCGGCGGCCACCATTTCATCGGCTATAGGATCTATTCTGGTAGCGCCCCGCACCCTGCAGGCTATTGCGCGCGACCGGCTGATCCCTTCCCGGGGCATCAACTACTGGCTGTCGCGGGGCAGGGGAAAGAACGACGAACCGTTCAACGCCACAGTGGTGACGGTCGTATTGGCCTTTGTTTTCGTCCTCATGGGCGAGCTGGATGCCGTGGCGAAGATCATTTCCATGTTCTTCATGGTCACCTACGGCTCCCTTTGCCTGATTTCCTTTTTGCAGCACTTTGCCGCCGACCCTTCCTACCGCCCGACCTTCCGTTCGCGCTGGTATATTTCCCTCTTTGGCGCCGTCGCCTGTTTCGGGCTGATGTTTTTTATGAACCCGGGCTATGCTTTCTTTGCGCTTGCGGTGATGGTCGTCTTTTACCTGCTGGTGAGCCGCTACAACCCGGAAAAGAAAAACCTGGCGGTGATCTTTCAGGGCGTGATCTTTCAGATCAGCCGGCAATTGCAGGTCTTTCTGCAGAAAACGGAAAAAGAGCAGAACGCCAGCTGGCGGCCCTCTGCCGTTTGCATTTCCGAACACTCTTTCGACCGGCTGGCGGCCTTTGACATGCTGCGCTGGATCTCGCAGCGGTATGGCTTTGGCACCTACATCCACAAGATCAGCGGCTACCTGTCGAAGGCTACCCACCTGGAGGCCAAGAAATCGAAGGAACGGCTGATCAAAATGGCGGAGGCCAGCGACAGCAACATTTATATCGATACGCTGATCAGCCCGTCCTATACTTCAGCTGTGGCGCAGGTCATTCAGCTGCCGGGGATTTCCGGTACGGAAAACAACGTGCTGCTGACGGAGTTTTCGAAGGTAAATCCCGACAACCTGGACGATATCGTCGACAATTTCAAACTCATTAAGTCCGTCGATTTCGACCTCCTCATTCTGGGGTGCACAGAGCGGGGCTACGGGCTGAAGCAGAGCATCCACGTATGGATCACTTCCAACGATTATGAGAACGCCAACCTGATGATCCTGCTGGCCTACATCATCCTGGGCCACCGGGAGTGGAAACAAGCGTATATCAAGATTTTTACCATCTATCCGGAGGAATCGGCTGAAGATGAACGCAAGCGCCTGTTCAGCCTCATCGAAACCGGCCAATTGCCGATTTCTCCGCACAACATCGAGGTTATTCCCCGCAAACAGGACATCGACCCCCGGGAGATCATCGCTGAAAAATCGAAAGATGCCGACCTCACCATCATCGGTTTTCGGGAAGAGGTGGCCCGGCATGAGGGGTCTGCTGTATTCAAAGGCTATGAAGGCATCGGCAACACCTTGTTCGTCAATGCCGCCGAACAGATCAAGATCAAGTAA
- the hemA gene encoding glutamyl-tRNA reductase, producing the protein MLAKYKILTVTHKSANLKAIGDFVVKATDEAELKNRLEAIKSRFQLDELLYLPTCNRVLYLFTASQPLDDDFAASFFRHINPELSAADDSFVTEAVQHLEGEAALEHLLEVAASIDSLVIGERQVLRQLREAFEQCWEWGLAGHFIRLAYQQAVAAAKDIYSNTRIGEKPVSVVSLAIQKLLKANVSKSARILLIGAGQTNQLVAKFLLKHAFTNVVVFNRSLDKGEQLAGQVNGQALPLDRLPAYDGGFDCLVVCTGATHAIITPELYARLLRGDRSRKVVIDLAIPHNVSETVIENNNINYIEIEGLRHLAQTNLSFREQEVEQARNILNQYLQELPTLLKQRQVELAMRRVPTEIRAVKEKAINEVFRKEVEMLDGQSRELMEKMMAYMEKKCIGIPMKAAREAVLAG; encoded by the coding sequence ATGCTGGCGAAATACAAGATACTAACTGTGACACACAAAAGCGCCAACCTCAAAGCGATTGGCGACTTTGTTGTCAAGGCAACTGACGAAGCAGAATTGAAGAACCGCCTGGAAGCGATCAAGTCTCGTTTTCAGCTCGACGAGCTGCTGTACCTTCCCACCTGCAACCGGGTCTTGTATCTATTTACGGCCAGCCAGCCCCTTGATGATGATTTCGCCGCCAGCTTTTTCCGCCACATCAATCCGGAATTATCCGCCGCAGATGACAGCTTCGTCACTGAGGCTGTCCAGCATCTGGAAGGCGAAGCTGCTCTCGAACACCTCCTGGAGGTTGCTGCTTCGATCGACTCCCTGGTCATAGGCGAGCGCCAGGTTTTGCGCCAGCTGCGGGAAGCGTTTGAACAATGCTGGGAGTGGGGCCTTGCCGGCCACTTTATCCGGCTCGCCTATCAGCAGGCCGTCGCTGCCGCCAAGGACATCTATTCCAATACCCGAATTGGCGAGAAGCCGGTATCGGTGGTTTCCCTGGCCATTCAGAAGCTGCTGAAAGCCAATGTGAGCAAAAGCGCACGCATCCTGCTCATCGGCGCCGGGCAGACCAATCAACTGGTTGCCAAGTTTCTCCTCAAGCACGCTTTCACCAACGTAGTGGTTTTCAACCGCAGCCTGGACAAAGGGGAACAACTGGCCGGCCAGGTCAATGGGCAAGCCCTTCCGCTGGATCGCCTGCCTGCCTACGACGGCGGGTTCGATTGCCTGGTCGTTTGCACGGGCGCCACTCATGCGATCATTACGCCTGAATTGTACGCCCGCCTGCTTCGGGGAGACCGCAGCCGAAAAGTGGTGATCGACCTGGCCATCCCCCACAACGTATCGGAAACGGTTATCGAAAACAACAACATCAACTACATCGAAATAGAGGGCCTTCGCCACCTGGCGCAAACCAACCTTTCCTTCCGCGAACAGGAGGTGGAACAGGCCAGAAACATCCTAAACCAATACCTGCAGGAGTTGCCCACCCTGCTGAAGCAGCGGCAGGTCGAGCTGGCCATGCGCCGCGTGCCCACCGAAATCAGGGCGGTCAAAGAAAAAGCCATCAACGAGGTCTTCCGCAAGGAGGTGGAAATGCTCGACGGGCAAAGCCGCGAGCTGATGGAAAAGATGATGGCTTACATGGAGAAGAAGTGCATTGGCATTCCGATGAAAGCAGCGCGGGAAGCGGTGCTGGCGGGTTAG
- a CDS encoding DUF3089 domain-containing protein: MIRILFFCGFATLSTLLFYSCGSAPRGAYAPEAAPLAPDYSQDKYWAALPWRQDEADLTPDGLTDRQAEAVVDVFFLHPTTYTGKKGDTNWNGPVQNPEVNSRTLEKPIKFQASIFNGVGRVFAPFYRQAHLKAYFTRDSSSARQAFELAYSDVRAAFQYYLDNYNEGRPIVIATHSQGTTHGKRLLREFFDGKPLQERLVAAYLIGIKVEKDDFQNIIPCRDSLDTGCFTAWRTFRRGYEPKESSPKEVVVNPLLWTSDETYAPRSLNLGAVLVPFEKVRPANTDAQVHGAILWASKPKFPGSFLLTRKNYHAGDFNLFYVNVRRNAQARVRAFRGE; the protein is encoded by the coding sequence ATGATTAGAATACTGTTTTTCTGTGGCTTCGCCACGCTCTCTACCCTCCTGTTCTACAGCTGCGGCTCCGCTCCCCGAGGCGCCTACGCTCCGGAAGCAGCGCCCCTTGCCCCGGATTACAGCCAGGACAAATACTGGGCAGCCTTGCCCTGGCGGCAGGATGAGGCCGACCTCACCCCCGACGGCCTGACGGACCGGCAGGCAGAAGCGGTGGTAGACGTTTTCTTCCTCCACCCCACCACCTACACGGGCAAGAAGGGCGACACCAACTGGAACGGCCCGGTGCAGAATCCGGAAGTGAACAGCCGTACCCTGGAAAAACCCATTAAGTTTCAGGCCAGCATCTTCAACGGGGTAGGGCGCGTTTTTGCCCCTTTCTACCGGCAGGCCCATCTTAAAGCGTACTTTACCCGGGACAGCAGCAGCGCCCGGCAGGCATTCGAGCTGGCCTACAGCGACGTGCGCGCCGCCTTCCAATATTATCTGGACAACTACAACGAGGGGCGGCCGATTGTCATCGCCACGCACAGCCAGGGCACCACTCACGGCAAGCGGTTGTTGCGGGAGTTTTTTGATGGAAAGCCTTTGCAGGAGCGCCTGGTAGCCGCTTACCTGATCGGCATTAAAGTAGAAAAGGACGATTTTCAGAACATCATTCCGTGCCGTGATTCATTGGATACCGGATGTTTTACCGCCTGGCGCACCTTCAGGCGGGGTTATGAACCGAAAGAAAGCTCCCCGAAGGAAGTCGTCGTCAACCCTCTGTTGTGGACCTCTGATGAAACCTATGCTCCCAGGAGCTTAAACCTGGGCGCCGTCCTGGTGCCTTTTGAAAAGGTTCGCCCTGCCAATACCGACGCTCAGGTGCACGGCGCCATACTCTGGGCAAGCAAGCCTAAATTTCCGGGCAGCTTCCTGTTGACCCGAAAAAACTACCACGCAGGGGATTTTAACCTGTTTTATGTCAATGTCAGGAGGAATGCGCAGGCAAGGGTGAGGGCGTTCAGGGGGGAGTAG
- a CDS encoding DNA-3-methyladenine glycosylase I, whose protein sequence is MEQPASYCDAVADMEADSLHRIYHDTAYGFPLHDDNELFGRLILEINQAGLSWTLMLKKQENFRQAYSQFDIETIAAYTDEDRARLLNDAGIIRNRLKVEAAINNAQKIVELKQEHGSFKGWLDFHHPKSREEWTKLFRKTFRFVGGEIVNEFLMSTGYLPGAHVESCPVYEKVAQQKPAWMG, encoded by the coding sequence ATGGAACAACCTGCCTCCTACTGCGATGCCGTTGCCGATATGGAAGCGGACAGCCTGCACCGCATCTACCACGACACCGCATACGGCTTCCCCCTGCATGACGACAACGAACTATTCGGCCGCCTCATCCTGGAGATCAACCAGGCAGGACTAAGCTGGACGCTTATGCTCAAGAAACAGGAGAATTTCCGGCAGGCCTACAGCCAGTTTGATATTGAAACCATTGCCGCCTATACCGATGAAGACAGGGCGCGCCTGCTGAACGACGCCGGCATCATTCGCAACCGGCTGAAAGTGGAGGCGGCCATCAACAATGCCCAAAAGATAGTAGAACTGAAGCAGGAACACGGTTCTTTCAAAGGCTGGCTGGATTTCCACCACCCCAAAAGCCGGGAGGAGTGGACGAAGCTGTTTCGCAAAACCTTTCGCTTTGTGGGCGGGGAGATCGTCAATGAATTTCTGATGAGCACCGGCTACCTGCCCGGGGCGCATGTGGAGAGCTGCCCGGTTTATGAGAAGGTTGCCCAGCAGAAACCTGCCTGGATGGGATGA